AAATCTGACTGGCTGGTGGGTTATGCCCCAAGGGATACGATATCTAAAAATGTGGAACATTTGATTCAGTAAGCGTtgctacaaataattaatggcAATGGTCAATACATGATAATATGTAATCATTCGGGAATCTTATAATTTAGACTAAGTTTAATGAtgtgatttgttttaatgatatgcattaaaaaactaaaattaaccTTTTCTCACTACAACCATTCTACatttcatatgttttattataatgattcatTAGTATGGATATAACTAAGAGTTATTAGAAATGTGTTCATCCAGtatatttattcgttattattATCCTGGGCTATTaatcgacttaaaaaaaaggtgaaGGTTACTCAttcgactgtatatttttcGGTTTAGTATTTCAGAACTTACGACTgggtgaacagattttgatgattcgtttttatttgaaagctggtatCTCCCATTTTTTCATTAGTTTTGTCCCATTTGTATTtaatctagttctgacaatttgaaagtggatttttttataattctaacacatataaagtttgttacattgtgttatattaataCCTATTTTCGttcctattattaatttaatgaatacagAAGTATATACAATATGCCATAGTTAcgtatgtaccacgggagtAGTCAGAGATTTCGGGGGTTTATAAGAGTAAAACGACTATAAgtacattaattattccatataatgtttaattaaatggaaTTGCTGATTTTGTTCTTttcaattatacattatttcgaGGGGAGGAGGGTTGACACCCCCTAAACCAGAATACACCCACACACCTCTAAAACCTGACTGCACCTATGGTGTGTACTACTGAACTAAtcttaaagttattaaaaaacaacaaaaacgaACATagtgatttttgtatttatcattaatagtTTTTGGCATTGGTCAACACAACaactcaattattatttacataaaatatctataacttaaaaaacaaatagtgTGCTCTCTTTCTCTAgcataaatatctatttcatCTGGCTAACAGGCACGACATTTACGACTCTATTTCCTTTATGTTAAAGCTGTTAGTGGTATGAAGAATGATTATTAGTATtctaaatatagtttaatttacgcacttaatacattttaataaggcGCGCACAGTTTTTGCTCTTTTACTCGTTTTTCTAGTTGATGTTAAAGAAACtgcattttgtaataattattttgcaacTTTTACCGCATTTTATTGATAGTTttagatgatttttattcatcctttatgatattagtagcaTTCCTatgtttataaagcatttagtAGCAAAtcttgttgttttttaattgtgagTGTTACGCTAAGTAAAAAGcaatttagttatatttccATGTGAGgtcaaatgtatttaataagagGTATTGAAGATAAAAATCGATATAGAGCGGATAATACCCgtgaaattatttcttattaaattcgGTGTTTTTCGTGATCTGTGAAGGTCGAGACTCGGCACTGTCATTAACGTCCATGTCTTTTGTGTCAAAAAGTACGGGTTTAATTCTTAAcaccaaataaatttaaaaaaattgtatctttCAAAGGAATGTCGGTTCAAGTGTGTATTCTATACAGTCTAAAAATTGTTCAGTTTGCTTCTTGGTTACAAAGACTAATTGACGTAGTTTGAAATATCtgatattgaatattgaatttcGAAAATAAGGTATCAATTTACTTACTCAATAATATAAGAGCCACTTGTGTATTTCAACATAAGCTTacgataattttacaaaaaattaagaaacctGTTATATATGCAATAcgacatattaattaattttctgttCAGTTTAAAACTTGATGTTACAATATTAATCTAcaacaatatttgaaaagcTTATAACAAAGTGGccctttttttctaaatagcatatattatactagcaaCTTCAGTCAATAACTCCCAGTGTATACTCGCCTTTAGTGTCCATATGagtgtattttataagtgttttattagtatataagaCATTTACATGTTAACtattatgtgtaatataaGATGCACATTATATAGATGCAATGATATAGCGGGAAATgtttaatgaatgtttttatataaattttttgttattttttttatattaatgatgcGTTATTATTAGTCTTAAAGCTTATGTAACATACATAAAGGAGTCACCCAGGTCAGTTACTCACTACAAAGTTTGACCTCGAGAAAGGAAAAGACGTACTCGTGTGTGACTAGTTGGAGCACGACGTTTagttgttttatgttaaacttTGCAAcaaattctgtttttttttatatgattttttttcttaaatcatGAATCaagcaaattattattacttagtaTATGCATTAAGAATTGTGTTATTGTTGACggctaataaaattattgttgataCCTGAATAAtaagtgttgttttttttttcttttgatacTTATCATTTACACTACAGTTAATAGAACTAACATTTTAAAGGCAACAGGAACTGGAATTATGCACACATACGATTTTACAATCAACTTGGCTGTGTAGGTATACAGGGCCGCATGATCAACTTTATTTCATCTATTGactggataaaaaaaatatgacaataaaatatgtgggcaattattttttttaatatatcttaattatttttattagcttctgCAGTCcttaagtataataatgtgTCTAAACgcagtaaatttttttatatagaatattgaTTTTCCTTAGTGACAAAATGGATAGctatcataaaatatgaagCTATACAGTTTACTCTACATAGACAAAGTACCTATATCTATGATTATTCATGATTAAATTCTTCCATTGACTAGTAAGAGAGTATCTCTAGTTACTCCCGGTAGATGGCGTAATGGCTGATATCGTTTCATTAGCCTTGACCAATGCGAAAAGCGCAGATACTATGGCCACCATGAGACTTCTTCCATGGCGCCCTCTATTATTTCcgtctttaatattataggcaagtagttaaaaaataatacacagaAACAGTTTCGAAATCTGTGTTGTTACTTACTTTCACAGAACTACTAATATTTACACTGATAGCAACTTAGTATCTATCATCTATGTGCTGGCAACATACAGTCAAGGTCAAACATGTCAAAATCACGAGTTATCAggataagtatattataaaattatattttaatttttaatacaacaattttatacttaagccaaaattaaatgtatccaACGGTAGGCTaccatataatacaattaacctaaaacgtaatttatttgattttttaaatatgagtgGAAATATATCGATTAATTCACTGCCTATAGAAACATTCACCGAAATACTTGTTAAAATCGATGGAAACAGCTTAGCAAGATGTAGGAGAGTCTGTAAACAATGGAAAGAAGCTATTGACGAGACCGATATCATTTGGCAAGAAATGTGTTTCAAggaattcaaaaattcatcaaaaataGCGAAGAGGAAAAGTGGCGATACAGTAGGCTGGTATCACATCTACAGGAACTTAAAACTGTGGTCTGATATTTCATCTTATGAGAAAactataaaagaattttttaaattcaatttacatgACAGATCGCACATGTTGGACATTAATTATGGAGTCATACCGTTGAAGGATGCGAAaggaacatttttttatgacgCGGCCAATTTAAAGTACATTCCTGTAGCGCTATCTGACAAGAATTGCTTAAAAATATGGAACAGTGATAATGTAACagttatacaaattaaatctgGCATTTTCATACAAAGGACAGTGCATGATCCAAGCTACGCCTCAGAAGCATTTTATAAAGCTgacaattttgtattgaacGGTGATTatctatacttttataataacagagatgtttataaatgtaatttattatgcaGAGAGCTTATACCTAAACTTTTAGTACATTGTGCATatgatttaaaagaaatacagtTCAATAATGAtgctatacatatttttaccgACTgtggtaaaattataaatatactaaaagaTAACTCAATAGAAGAGAGAATAATTAACTGCCCGGTGGAATGGATAAAACACATTAAGAACATAAGTGCTGTAGAtgacaaaaattttgtttgttactcccggaatttgtttaaaattgaaacagaAAACTATCAGCATTTGTACTTAGATTTCCCGCCAATTAcagcattatttttttatattgatgtgGTGATAATTGGACTGAGGAATGGTAGCATACTGCTGTATAGATTGTCAAGTCAAAAGAAAGCAACCCGACCCATTTTTGAAACATTAGCAGAGTTGCCAGATGGAAAATTTCCAGTGCAGTTAGATGTTTATGAAAGGAAATGTGGTCCCATGATTGCTGCAGCAACTTTTTTTGAATTGTATTTGATTGATGTTACATTTTTCCCTCATGTATGTATAtccatatctatactaataatataaagctgaagtatttattttaacgcgctaatctcaagaagtactggaccgatttcaaaaatttcttcaccattggatatttatataatccctgagtatatgtaccatgggcgaagtcAGGGTGAACCACTAGTTTTCATAAACAACATTGTAGTCTCAAAGATACTAaatcagattattataattgatgttAAATTTCTACATCCATATCATTGATAAATACTTTCTTCATTTTAAGCTAAATCTTATGCAAGTAACATAggctaaattttatttattaaagaaaaattccCAGCAtactacataaattattattacttatattttcagGAACAGCcagttaaaaatacatttacaagcAATAAGCTACACATGTACAAGAGATTACAAAAATTGAAGGAGAGTATGCAGGTGTCATAACAGTATTTCAAAAGGAAGATATCACTATTTTTTAGACTTTTCTTTAAGAAAAAATGCTGTTTTAATGAGGCAGTATTGAACATGTGTTAAATTGTTGTGAAGTAGGTCTTTTACTGTCTCTaggaaaaaaaactattttctaCTTAGGACGCCAGTGTTATCCCAGAGTGGGAGGTACCTctccaaatgacaacaatctctatcaaacacaaaataatcacTTCAATCAGTAGAAATACCATACAGTGATTgattaataaaactgaaagaaccttaatatcaaattgagaacctccttcatTTTTAGCAGATCAGTTTAAAATTCTGAAATAACGAGAATCTTTAGGGAATTGGTttagtgtttttaaaataactacaaaaaggtttttatacat
Above is a window of Zerene cesonia ecotype Mississippi chromosome 22, Zerene_cesonia_1.1, whole genome shotgun sequence DNA encoding:
- the LOC119836116 gene encoding uncharacterized protein LOC119836116 is translated as MSGNISINSLPIETFTEILVKIDGNSLARCRRVCKQWKEAIDETDIIWQEMCFKEFKNSSKIAKRKSGDTVGWYHIYRNLKLWSDISSYEKTIKEFFKFNLHDRSHMLDINYGVIPLKDAKGTFFYDAANLKYIPVALSDKNCLKIWNSDNVTVIQIKSGIFIQRTVHDPSYASEAFYKADNFVLNGDYLYFYNNRDVYKCNLLCRELIPKLLVHCAYDLKEIQFNNDAIHIFTDCGKIINILKDNSIEERIINCPVEWIKHIKNISAVDDKNFVCYSRNLFKIETENYQHLYLDFPPITALFFYIDVVIIGLRNGSILLYRLSSQKKATRPIFETLAELPDGKFPVQLDVYERKCGPMIAAATFFELYLIDVTFFPHEQPVKNTFTSNKLHMYKRLQKLKESMQVS